TTCGGGACAGTCCGTTGGCATGATGCGGCGTGAAACCCCCGGTCACTCGGATACTCGCAGCGCATGACGCGTGTGACGAGTGCGGTTCGACGGGTGGCTCGCATCTTCGGCCGCCGGAAAGACGAAGCCGCGGCGGCGAACAGCACCCGCCCGGCCGGGCCAACGACCCGGGAGACACGACCCGACGACGAAACCGACAGCCGGACGGCCCGGGGGACGCGACGCCCCAACGCGACGGACGGCCGGGCGGCCCCGGAGACGCGGCCCGATGAGGCGCCGGGAGACCTGGCAGGCGGAGTGATGGCACCCGACGAGGCGACTGACAGCCAGGCAGCCGGTGCGGCCGGACCCGACAGGGCGACCGACACCCCGCCGACCCCGGATACACGGCCTCCCGAGGCGACGGACGACCGACCAGCCCAGGAGACGGAAACCGACAAGGCGAGTGACAGCCGGGCCACCCGGGAGACGGGGCGCGACAGGGCGGTCGGCAGGCCGTCGGGCCGGGGCCGGAAGGTGATGGACAGCCGGGTGGCCGCCGACGCGCTGCGTGAGCGGATGGATGGTCTCGGACAGGAGGTCCGGGCCACTCGGCCGCTGGACGCCGTGCGGCGGGAGGCACGGAGGGTCGTGGAGGCCGTGCGGGCCGCGTGGCGGGGGCCCGGGCGGGAGCGGGACCTGGTCGTCCAGTCGTTGAAGGCCGCCGCGGCGGCGGTGATCGCCTGGCTGGTGGGCGGCGTCTGGATGGGCGACCCGCTGGCGCTGATGGCGCCGTGGGTGGCACTGGTGCTGGTGCAGGCCACCGTCTACAGCTCGCTGGTGCAGGGCGCGCGGCAGTTCGGTGCGATCTGTGTCGGCACCGTGCTGGCCTCGGCGACGCTGGCCCTCACCGGCGACACGACGGGCGCGCTCGCCCTGTCCGTCCCGGTGCTGATGCTGCTCTCGAACTGGCCTCGCTTCGGCGACCAGGGCATCTACGCGGCGACCACGGCCCTGTTCACCCTCACCTCGGGCACCGTGAGCATGTCCGGCGTGGGGCACCGGGTGGGGCAGGCGGCGCTCGGCGCCGTCATCGGCGTCGCCGTCAACGCGCTCGTCTTCCCCCCGATCCACCTGCGGGACGTTCGAGAGAACCTGGCGGCACTCGCCCGGGAGTCGGGCGAGGTTCTGCGCTCAGTCGCCGCGGACCTGCACGAGGGCGACTGGGACGCGCAGACCGCCGCCGGCTGGCTCAACGCCTCGGCAC
This region of Streptomyces caelestis genomic DNA includes:
- a CDS encoding FUSC family protein; translated protein: MDGLGQEVRATRPLDAVRREARRVVEAVRAAWRGPGRERDLVVQSLKAAAAAVIAWLVGGVWMGDPLALMAPWVALVLVQATVYSSLVQGARQFGAICVGTVLASATLALTGDTTGALALSVPVLMLLSNWPRFGDQGIYAATTALFTLTSGTVSMSGVGHRVGQAALGAVIGVAVNALVFPPIHLRDVRENLAALARESGEVLRSVAADLHEGDWDAQTAAGWLNASARLEHCLEALRSARRWSQESLRLTYGPLRALQRVPQMPLPPPDEDERLGRVTGHVMALTRALSVAVDDSRSPAPPKGEALRSYADLLDLLGDACDTEADRLLNGGVDPRRCDEREERMRELHQYLQERLREHAGLGAEHTAVLGTLLLQAENLWAEILPAHGER